One genomic segment of Candidatus Binatus sp. includes these proteins:
- a CDS encoding CGNR zinc finger domain-containing protein, with amino-acid sequence MARVAEGRSRVRSDVRCLWLLLDESKNRTRRWCSMQS; translated from the coding sequence GTGGCTCGAGTTGCCGAAGGACGGTCCCGCGTTCGAAGCGATGTACGATGCCTCTGGCTCCTTCTCGACGAGAGCAAAAACCGCACGCGGCGTTGGTGCTCGATGCAATCGTGA
- a CDS encoding MFS transporter yields the protein MIAIDTVPEIEAAEADEAASDLSDRGWTGRLTAFRSLRHRNFRLFFGGQLISLIGTWMQSVAQAWLVLKLTNSSLMLGVVSFASYMPIVLVALFAGVVVDHVDRRRLIIGAQVLLMISAFILAGLTWAGAARVEYVIILAALNGLVSSFDMPGRQAFVVEMVGREDLPNAIAINSMIFNGARMVGPAVAGLSIAVIGVTGCFFLNGLSFIAVIWSLLQMDLPRRERRQFGATMMRQVRLGLSYVWRHRPTLWLLILVAINMGFGMQYTVLIPMFARDLLHSGVRGYGFLMAAQGLGAVASAVVMNSRSSAPKALRQNLVFGIFCMAISVAAFGFSRWMALSLIAQMFIGAGLMNHMVTTNTLLQLFVSDELRGRVMSIYTLSFIGTAPVGSLAVGFIGEHFNPRSAVYFCAIFSLLCGFLLLTKLKLIASAQEEPELANA from the coding sequence GTGATCGCAATCGACACCGTGCCGGAGATTGAGGCCGCCGAGGCCGACGAAGCTGCCAGCGATCTATCCGATCGCGGATGGACTGGCCGGCTGACCGCGTTCCGCTCGCTGCGTCATCGGAACTTCAGGCTGTTTTTCGGCGGGCAACTAATCTCGCTGATTGGCACCTGGATGCAGTCCGTCGCGCAAGCGTGGCTCGTCCTGAAACTCACCAACTCGTCGCTGATGCTCGGCGTCGTCTCCTTCGCGAGCTACATGCCGATCGTGCTTGTTGCGCTGTTCGCGGGCGTCGTGGTCGATCACGTGGATCGCCGCCGCCTGATAATCGGCGCGCAGGTCCTATTGATGATCAGCGCATTCATCTTGGCGGGGCTCACGTGGGCGGGCGCGGCGCGAGTCGAGTACGTCATCATTCTGGCGGCGCTGAATGGACTGGTTAGTTCATTCGATATGCCCGGACGGCAGGCGTTCGTGGTCGAGATGGTCGGGCGCGAGGACCTGCCGAACGCGATCGCGATTAACTCGATGATCTTCAACGGCGCGCGGATGGTCGGTCCCGCCGTCGCGGGACTGTCGATCGCAGTGATCGGCGTCACCGGATGCTTTTTCCTGAACGGACTGTCATTCATCGCGGTGATTTGGAGCCTGTTGCAGATGGATTTGCCGCGCCGCGAACGCCGCCAGTTCGGCGCAACGATGATGCGCCAGGTGCGGCTCGGGCTCAGCTATGTTTGGCGTCATCGCCCGACGCTCTGGCTGCTCATCCTGGTCGCGATCAACATGGGATTCGGGATGCAATACACCGTGCTGATCCCGATGTTCGCGCGCGACCTGCTGCATAGCGGCGTTCGCGGCTACGGCTTTCTGATGGCAGCGCAAGGCCTCGGCGCGGTCGCCAGCGCGGTCGTCATGAATTCGCGCTCGAGTGCGCCAAAAGCTCTGCGGCAAAACCTGGTGTTCGGAATTTTCTGCATGGCGATCTCAGTCGCCGCGTTCGGTTTTTCGCGCTGGATGGCGCTCTCGCTGATCGCGCAGATGTTCATCGGCGCCGGCCTGATGAATCACATGGTGACGACCAACACGCTCTTGCAACTATTCGTGTCGGACGAACTGCGCGGCCGCGTGATGAGTATCTACACGCTGTCGTTTATCGGCACGGCGCCGGTGGGCAGCCTCGCGGTCGGATTCATCGGCGAGCATTTCAATCCGCGCTCCGCAGTTTATTTCTGCGCGATATTTTCGCTCCTCTGCGGATTCCTGCTGCTCACGAAACTGAAACTGATCGCAAGCGCGCAGGAAGAACCCGAGTTGGCCAACGCCTGA
- a CDS encoding glycoside hydrolase family 36 protein, whose protein sequence is MAVERIKLNYVDADGSARTHALAVPAGQREFSTALDWIEISARIEHALGGAIVRASVANHGDQPIRLVNVVIEVATGFERNSPARFFKHGYQSWSGSGAVEVSGSRTHRRDASSHIARVNHQSEAVRPPEFPEAHTSELFTIVESANSSRRVMVGFIGAATALTTITVSSPDVAIARAILDGVALRPHSHREIEPLIIVESSESASRLAARWADAIGRRMDARITAPHQRGWCSWYHYFHGITEDALRANLKSLESMRADFPIDIVQLDDGFQSALGDWDTTNSKFPSGLKKIAAEIHAAGFRPGIWTAPFLAARDSRVMKQHPDWFIVHETTGEPMRAGYNPNWTTSDDAYAYALDPSNPAFCAHLERVFAKLTRDFGYSYLKLDFLYAAAADGRRHDQDLTRGETLRRGLEAIRAGAGDDALILGCGCPLGQAIGIVDGMRVGPDVSPFWGSTASGAGDPSTVYALDAIIARSFMHRKLWLNDPDCLMLRARETKLTADERAALCAMIAASGGMLLISDDMALLESGAAQLFRTAAEISREIDSDAARAPVLPLDLMSISDVRGLIKRLPHGAIAMLLNRGDSPAQVRMSDLRLGIDDAIAIDLSGGESAVFDEIDLPPHSARIIRATRT, encoded by the coding sequence ATGGCCGTCGAACGCATCAAGCTGAACTATGTCGATGCCGACGGGTCTGCTCGCACGCACGCTCTCGCGGTGCCTGCCGGCCAGCGCGAATTTTCAACCGCGCTCGATTGGATTGAGATCTCTGCACGCATCGAACATGCGTTAGGCGGAGCGATCGTTCGCGCGTCGGTCGCGAATCACGGCGACCAACCGATTCGGCTGGTCAATGTGGTGATCGAGGTTGCGACTGGATTTGAGCGGAATTCGCCCGCGCGATTCTTCAAGCACGGCTATCAATCGTGGAGCGGCTCCGGCGCAGTTGAAGTGAGCGGCTCTCGAACGCATCGGCGCGACGCGTCGAGCCACATCGCGCGCGTCAATCATCAGAGCGAGGCGGTGCGACCGCCGGAATTTCCCGAGGCTCACACTTCGGAGCTATTCACGATTGTCGAGAGCGCGAATTCGTCGCGGCGCGTGATGGTGGGATTCATTGGCGCCGCGACCGCGCTCACGACGATCACGGTTTCCTCACCGGATGTGGCAATCGCTCGCGCAATCCTGGATGGCGTCGCACTCCGGCCGCATTCTCATCGCGAGATCGAGCCGCTCATCATCGTCGAGAGTTCTGAATCGGCATCGCGTCTGGCGGCGCGATGGGCCGATGCGATCGGACGCCGGATGGATGCGCGAATCACGGCGCCGCATCAGCGTGGATGGTGTTCCTGGTACCACTATTTTCACGGCATCACCGAAGATGCGTTGCGCGCGAATCTCAAATCGCTCGAATCGATGCGCGCGGATTTTCCGATCGACATAGTTCAGCTCGACGACGGCTTTCAGTCAGCGCTCGGCGATTGGGATACGACCAACAGCAAGTTTCCGAGCGGGCTCAAAAAAATCGCGGCGGAAATTCACGCGGCAGGATTTAGACCCGGCATCTGGACCGCGCCGTTTCTCGCCGCGCGCGATTCGCGCGTGATGAAGCAGCATCCCGATTGGTTCATCGTTCACGAAACGACCGGCGAGCCGATGCGCGCGGGATACAATCCGAACTGGACGACGAGCGACGACGCGTATGCGTACGCGCTCGACCCGAGCAATCCGGCGTTTTGCGCGCATCTGGAACGCGTGTTCGCAAAGCTTACGCGCGACTTCGGTTACTCATATCTGAAGCTCGATTTTCTCTACGCCGCCGCAGCCGACGGCCGCCGCCACGATCAGGATCTCACGCGCGGCGAAACCTTGAGACGCGGTCTCGAGGCGATTCGCGCCGGCGCCGGCGACGACGCACTCATCCTCGGATGCGGCTGTCCGCTGGGGCAGGCAATCGGCATTGTCGATGGGATGCGCGTCGGCCCCGACGTGTCGCCATTCTGGGGTTCGACGGCGAGCGGCGCGGGCGATCCATCGACGGTGTATGCGCTCGACGCGATCATCGCGCGCAGCTTCATGCATCGAAAACTCTGGCTCAACGATCCCGATTGCCTGATGCTGCGTGCGCGCGAGACCAAACTCACCGCGGACGAACGCGCGGCGCTGTGCGCGATGATCGCGGCGAGCGGCGGGATGCTGCTGATCTCCGACGACATGGCGCTACTCGAAAGTGGGGCGGCGCAACTGTTTCGCACGGCCGCCGAAATCAGCCGCGAGATCGATTCCGACGCGGCGCGCGCGCCGGTACTCCCGCTCGACCTGATGTCCATCAGCGACGTGCGCGGCCTCATCAAGCGATTGCCGCACGGCGCGATCGCGATGCTGCTGAATCGCGGCGATTCGCCGGCGCAAGTGCGGATGTCGGATTTGAGGCTCGGCATCGACGACGCAATCGCGATCGATTTGTCGGGCGGTGAAAGCGCGGTGTTCGACGAAATCGATCTGCCGCCGCACTCCGCGCGCATCATTCGCGCGACGCGTACCTGA
- the galK gene encoding galactokinase, which translates to MNSTAEAWNDRELQRAATLAKHVRSIVGADSRIFAARAPGRVNLIGEHTDYSGLPVLPIAIDRSTIVVAAANSDREIALSNLDPAWPSRRFPISKNIEPYPTGDWANYVKAAVQGVIDHFATRGHAVDRMLGATMLVDGRVPPAAGLSSSAALTVSAAMAFMAINNLQLDGIDAATMVARSEWYVGTRAGGMDQAASILGRRDHATFIEFEPLRVYPVPIPADAAIIVADSRQIADKSGTVRAEYNRRVVECAIAARILGRALKLDNVRILGDVIRNFERWNSRDLLRVLESNAPARLGADLNEAAAILDESRSALENDVLGVGANRIALDSNRPLEILRRTRHVLSETERVMLAVEALKSGRLREMGDLMNESHRSLAEDFECSTAQLDRLVECARRGGALGARLTGAGFGGSIVALCESSTAARVVDRLRQEYYANLADSLPFEESCAVLHAGDGASTIELAAA; encoded by the coding sequence ATGAACTCGACGGCCGAAGCCTGGAACGATCGCGAGTTGCAACGTGCCGCGACGCTGGCGAAACACGTGCGATCTATCGTCGGCGCCGATTCGCGCATCTTTGCCGCGCGCGCGCCCGGCCGCGTCAATCTGATCGGCGAGCACACCGATTACAGCGGCCTGCCGGTTCTGCCGATCGCGATCGATCGCTCGACGATTGTCGTCGCCGCAGCGAACTCTGATCGCGAAATCGCGTTGTCGAATCTCGATCCGGCGTGGCCTTCGCGCCGCTTCCCAATCTCAAAAAATATCGAGCCCTATCCGACCGGCGATTGGGCCAACTACGTCAAGGCGGCCGTGCAAGGCGTGATCGATCACTTTGCCACGCGCGGGCACGCCGTCGATCGCATGCTCGGTGCGACGATGCTCGTCGATGGGCGCGTGCCGCCTGCGGCGGGGCTCTCGTCGTCGGCAGCATTGACTGTGTCGGCCGCGATGGCCTTCATGGCGATCAACAATCTTCAACTCGACGGTATCGACGCCGCCACGATGGTCGCGCGCAGCGAATGGTACGTCGGCACGCGCGCGGGCGGGATGGACCAGGCGGCCTCGATTCTTGGCCGCCGCGATCACGCGACGTTCATCGAGTTCGAGCCGTTGCGCGTCTATCCAGTGCCGATTCCCGCGGACGCGGCGATCATCGTCGCCGACAGCCGGCAGATTGCCGACAAATCCGGCACGGTTCGCGCCGAGTACAATCGGCGCGTCGTCGAATGCGCGATCGCGGCGCGAATCCTCGGGCGAGCACTGAAGCTCGACAACGTCAGAATCCTCGGCGACGTGATTCGAAACTTCGAGCGCTGGAATTCGCGCGACCTGCTGCGAGTGCTGGAATCGAACGCGCCCGCGCGGCTCGGCGCCGATCTGAATGAAGCGGCGGCGATCCTCGACGAATCGCGCTCGGCGCTCGAGAATGACGTGCTCGGTGTCGGAGCTAATCGAATTGCGCTCGATTCAAATCGTCCGCTTGAAATCCTGCGCCGCACCCGCCACGTGCTCAGCGAAACCGAACGCGTGATGCTCGCGGTCGAAGCGCTCAAGTCCGGACGGCTCCGCGAGATGGGCGACCTGATGAACGAGTCGCATCGCAGTCTCGCCGAGGATTTCGAGTGCAGCACCGCGCAACTCGATCGCCTGGTTGAATGCGCGCGACGCGGCGGCGCGTTAGGCGCGCGGCTCACCGGCGCCGGCTTCGGCGGCTCAATCGTGGCGCTGTGCGAAAGTTCAACCGCCGCTCGCGTGGTCGATAGGCTCAGACAAGAATACTACGCGAATCTCGCCGACAGCCTTCCATTTGAGGAATCGTGCGCGGTGCTCCACGCCGGCGACGGCGCGAGCACGATCGAACTCGCCGCTGCTTGA
- a CDS encoding nucleotidyltransferase family protein: protein MPNRITTAILLAAGRGSRLGDLTASSPKPMLDIAGAPLISRIVDALATAEVTRFIVVTGYLHAQVEDWAKMRTGQNPGLKIETVRQLQLDGTGGAMLAVRDLVSTEARFVFGWGDILMDSANYPRFLDGARSEEYDLVLAVNRVKDPYRGAAVYLSESMRVEKLVEKPPRGTSQTNWNNAGLFASGSIIFDYIDRLAPSPRGELELPGAIAQMIEDGRVVRAINTPGFWSDIGTPQELAIARTRFKPKAATRQSSNL from the coding sequence ATGCCGAATCGGATCACAACCGCGATCCTGCTGGCGGCTGGCCGCGGCTCGCGCCTTGGCGATCTGACCGCATCTTCACCGAAGCCGATGCTCGATATCGCCGGCGCGCCGCTGATTTCGCGCATCGTCGATGCGCTCGCCACCGCGGAGGTGACGCGCTTCATCGTCGTGACGGGATATTTGCACGCGCAAGTCGAAGATTGGGCGAAGATGCGCACCGGTCAGAATCCCGGCCTGAAAATTGAGACGGTGCGACAACTGCAACTCGACGGCACTGGCGGCGCGATGCTCGCCGTACGCGATCTGGTCAGCACAGAAGCGCGGTTCGTGTTCGGCTGGGGCGACATCCTGATGGACTCCGCCAACTATCCGCGCTTCCTCGACGGCGCCCGAAGCGAAGAATACGACCTGGTGCTCGCGGTGAATCGCGTCAAGGATCCATATCGCGGCGCCGCCGTGTATCTGAGCGAATCGATGCGCGTCGAAAAACTCGTCGAGAAACCGCCGCGCGGAACTTCGCAAACGAATTGGAACAACGCCGGCCTGTTCGCCTCGGGAAGCATCATCTTCGATTACATCGACAGACTTGCGCCGTCGCCACGCGGCGAACTCGAACTGCCGGGCGCGATCGCACAGATGATCGAAGACGGCCGCGTCGTGCGCGCGATCAATACCCCCGGCTTCTGGAGCGATATCGGGACGCCGCAGGAGCTTGCGATCGCGCGAACGAGGTTCAAGCCGAAGGCCGCGACGCGCCAGTCGAGCAATTTATGA
- the ribB gene encoding 3,4-dihydroxy-2-butanone-4-phosphate synthase, with the protein MFGEIDPRRKPRAPFISIEEALEETRRGHMIVLMDDEQRENEGDLCMAAEKVTAEAINFMAKFGRGLICLPMSAERIDRLGLSMMVGDNQAPLGTAFTTAITARRAAGSGISAQDRAVTILQAVREDAHGSEFITPGYVYPLRARDGGVLVRTGQTEGAVDLARLAGLKPAGVICEILKDDGTMARRDDLVEFSRQHGLKLVTVADIIEYRLRNETMVHRIAEAKLPTAFGEFSAIVYRNLVDYTEHLVLVMGKIDPGKPTLVRAHREYLPGDVFGYSARNTRSLLRSAMERIAAAGEGVLLYLKRESSGIASDLEEPRSARRSASRSNLQEALFRDYGIGAQILRDVGVRKMIMMSDATPRLANLPGYGLEIVGSVPLSTSTKQGAAAK; encoded by the coding sequence ATGTTCGGTGAGATAGATCCCCGCAGAAAACCGCGCGCGCCGTTCATCTCGATCGAGGAAGCGCTCGAGGAAACCCGCCGCGGCCACATGATCGTCCTGATGGACGACGAGCAGCGCGAGAACGAAGGCGACCTCTGCATGGCGGCCGAGAAGGTCACCGCCGAAGCGATCAATTTCATGGCGAAGTTCGGGCGCGGATTGATCTGCCTGCCGATGTCGGCCGAGCGGATCGATCGCCTCGGGCTCAGCATGATGGTTGGCGACAACCAGGCGCCGCTCGGCACGGCATTCACGACCGCGATCACGGCGCGGCGCGCTGCGGGTTCCGGAATTTCGGCGCAGGATCGCGCAGTTACGATTCTGCAAGCGGTGCGCGAAGACGCGCACGGTTCGGAGTTCATCACGCCAGGCTACGTCTATCCGCTTCGCGCGCGTGACGGCGGCGTGCTGGTGCGCACCGGGCAAACCGAGGGCGCAGTCGATCTCGCGCGGCTCGCGGGGCTCAAGCCGGCCGGCGTCATCTGCGAAATTCTGAAAGACGACGGCACGATGGCGCGGCGCGATGACCTGGTCGAATTCTCGCGCCAGCATGGACTGAAGCTCGTCACCGTCGCGGATATCATCGAATATCGGCTCCGCAACGAAACGATGGTGCATCGAATTGCGGAAGCAAAGCTGCCGACGGCGTTCGGCGAGTTCTCCGCGATCGTCTACCGCAACCTGGTCGATTACACCGAGCATCTGGTGCTGGTGATGGGCAAGATCGATCCGGGCAAGCCGACGTTGGTGCGGGCGCATCGCGAGTATCTGCCGGGCGACGTTTTCGGCTACAGCGCGCGCAACACGCGGAGCCTGCTGCGATCGGCGATGGAGCGTATCGCGGCGGCGGGTGAAGGCGTGCTGCTCTACCTGAAGCGCGAGTCGAGCGGGATCGCGTCCGATCTCGAAGAGCCGCGATCGGCGCGGCGCTCGGCGAGCCGCTCCAATTTGCAGGAGGCGCTTTTCCGCGACTACGGAATCGGCGCTCAGATTCTGCGCGACGTCGGCGTCCGCAAAATGATCATGATGTCGGACGCGACTCCGCGGCTGGCCAATTTGCCCGGCTATGGCCTCGAGATCGTCGGTTCGGTGCCGCTCTCGACCAGCACCAAGCAAGGTGCCGCCGCCAAATAG
- a CDS encoding cytochrome c biogenesis protein CcdA, with amino-acid sequence MILLIAASVAFAGPKANELVKITSASIEPSLKPGGASTLKVAAQVIDGWHINSDKPLSEDYIPTKLELNSPVTVAAGAVKYPPAQTLALEFAPGDKLAVFSGDIKLEVPLKAGADFAPKPGDVITVKIQYQGCNNTQCLRPASVSTTVPLATARIAGAIDGVGASGVRARGLRGDDRSGSALEHVFDRGWILGFIAVFLGGLALNLTPCVYPLIGVTIAYFGNQGGGPRRVLILAILFVLGIALMFSSVGVAVALSGGLFGAAMQNPFVLMALASILLMLAASSFGWFALQPPQWMMQSAGVARPGYAGAMLMGLGMGVVAAPCIGPIVLGLLLMVERSGSAFFGFALFFTLAIGLGVPYVGLALAAGSIRRLPRSGEWLAWIEQLFGFVLIGLAIYFLDPVAPNHLMTRLLPYYAAGAGIFLGFISPAGKSWRPFFVIRSALGIASVGALLMLLYPRPARESLRFEPFNVGLVASAAQQRKPVLIDFSADWCIPCREMENSTYIDPLVVREAHRFVRMKANLTAQDQANDAVINQFDIQGVPTTLLIDSAGKVRQRKVGYVGPRELFTALRQVN; translated from the coding sequence ATGATTTTGCTGATCGCCGCGTCGGTCGCATTCGCGGGGCCCAAGGCAAATGAACTTGTCAAGATTACGTCCGCGTCGATCGAGCCGTCGCTCAAGCCCGGCGGCGCCAGCACATTGAAGGTCGCGGCGCAGGTTATCGATGGCTGGCATATCAACTCGGACAAGCCACTCAGTGAAGACTATATTCCGACCAAGTTGGAGCTGAATTCGCCGGTCACAGTCGCGGCGGGAGCGGTCAAGTATCCGCCGGCGCAGACGCTGGCGCTGGAATTCGCGCCGGGCGACAAACTCGCGGTCTTCAGCGGCGATATCAAGCTGGAAGTTCCGCTCAAGGCGGGCGCGGATTTCGCGCCGAAGCCCGGCGACGTGATCACCGTCAAGATCCAGTACCAGGGATGCAACAACACGCAATGCCTGCGACCCGCGTCAGTGAGCACCACTGTGCCGCTCGCGACAGCGCGCATCGCGGGCGCGATCGATGGGGTGGGCGCGTCGGGCGTCAGGGCACGCGGTCTTCGCGGCGACGATCGATCGGGTAGCGCGCTCGAGCACGTCTTCGATCGCGGCTGGATACTCGGATTCATCGCGGTGTTCCTCGGCGGCCTCGCGCTCAACCTGACGCCGTGCGTCTATCCGCTGATTGGCGTGACGATCGCGTACTTCGGCAATCAGGGCGGCGGCCCGCGCCGCGTGCTTATTCTGGCGATACTCTTCGTGCTCGGGATCGCGCTGATGTTCTCGTCGGTCGGTGTGGCGGTCGCGCTCTCGGGCGGACTGTTCGGCGCCGCGATGCAAAATCCGTTCGTGCTGATGGCGCTCGCGTCGATTCTGCTGATGCTCGCCGCGTCGAGCTTCGGCTGGTTCGCGCTGCAACCGCCCCAATGGATGATGCAGAGCGCGGGCGTCGCGCGTCCGGGGTACGCCGGCGCGATGCTGATGGGACTCGGCATGGGCGTCGTTGCCGCGCCCTGTATCGGACCGATCGTGCTTGGCTTGCTGTTGATGGTCGAGCGGAGCGGCAGCGCGTTTTTCGGCTTCGCGCTGTTCTTCACGCTTGCGATCGGGCTCGGCGTGCCGTACGTCGGGCTCGCACTGGCCGCCGGCAGTATCCGCCGATTGCCGCGGTCGGGTGAGTGGCTCGCATGGATCGAACAGTTGTTCGGCTTCGTGCTGATCGGGCTCGCGATTTATTTTCTCGATCCGGTCGCGCCGAATCATCTGATGACGCGCCTGCTGCCGTACTATGCGGCGGGCGCCGGAATCTTCCTTGGTTTCATTTCACCGGCTGGAAAAAGCTGGCGTCCGTTTTTCGTGATTCGCAGCGCGCTCGGGATCGCGTCTGTCGGCGCCTTGCTGATGCTCCTGTATCCGCGGCCGGCGCGCGAATCGCTCCGCTTCGAGCCCTTCAATGTCGGCCTGGTCGCATCGGCAGCGCAGCAGCGCAAACCGGTCCTGATCGATTTCAGCGCCGACTGGTGTATCCCGTGCCGCGAGATGGAGAACTCGACCTACATCGATCCGCTGGTGGTGCGCGAGGCGCATCGGTTCGTCCGCATGAAGGCGAATCTGACCGCGCAGGATCAGGCTAACGACGCGGTGATCAACCAATTCGATATCCAGGGCGTGCCGACCACGCTGCTGATCGATTCGGCGGGCAAGGTGCGCCAGCGCAAGGTTGGCTACGTGGGGCCGCGCGAGCTTTTCACGGCGCTCCGCCAGGTAAATTGA
- a CDS encoding TenA family transcriptional regulator — protein MSAISDGFVREIFAKVKERRSFGRHPLWLQIADGKVSQAGMCVFATQFFLQVREFPRALSALHSRCFNSEERVKLAESLYEEETGKISGSAPHPELFIRLGLGLGLSRDDMIHGKALPSTAALIDWFELSTKDRSFAEGIGAISIAAEGQVPGNFAPFARALEKYYGLSHEQVAFFDVHEIADRDHSDVGDNILSHAPLSEVERAKVWSAVERSLDMWWQFFDGIERACM, from the coding sequence ATGTCCGCGATTAGCGACGGATTCGTGCGCGAGATTTTCGCCAAGGTGAAAGAGCGGCGCTCTTTCGGACGCCATCCGCTGTGGCTGCAGATCGCCGACGGCAAGGTGTCGCAGGCGGGCATGTGCGTCTTCGCGACCCAGTTTTTTCTGCAAGTGCGCGAATTTCCGCGGGCGCTCAGCGCGTTGCATTCGCGGTGCTTCAATTCGGAAGAGCGCGTCAAACTCGCCGAAAGCTTGTACGAAGAAGAGACCGGCAAAATTTCCGGCAGCGCGCCTCATCCCGAATTGTTCATCCGCCTCGGACTCGGACTCGGACTCAGCCGCGACGACATGATCCACGGCAAGGCGCTGCCTTCGACCGCGGCGCTGATCGATTGGTTCGAACTATCGACCAAGGACCGCTCGTTCGCCGAAGGAATCGGCGCGATCAGTATCGCGGCGGAAGGACAGGTGCCTGGCAACTTCGCGCCATTCGCGCGCGCTCTCGAAAAGTATTACGGACTGTCGCACGAGCAGGTCGCTTTTTTCGACGTGCATGAAATCGCTGATCGCGATCACAGCGACGTCGGCGACAATATCCTGAGCCATGCTCCGCTCAGCGAGGTCGAGCGCGCGAAAGTCTGGTCGGCAGTCGAGCGATCGCTCGACATGTGGTGGCAGTTTTTCGACGGTATCGAGCGCGCTTGCATGTGA